From Haloglomus litoreum, the proteins below share one genomic window:
- a CDS encoding prefoldin subunit beta encodes MQGNLPPEAQEKLEELQDLQETAQQVAAQKQQAETSLRESENALDALDDVDDDTEIYREVGELLVKSEYDEAYDELEEKVDSLEIRVETLEKQEERVREQFEDLQEELQQLLQGGAGGPGGGGGPMGPGGPGAGGD; translated from the coding sequence ATGCAGGGTAACCTTCCGCCGGAGGCCCAGGAGAAGCTCGAGGAGCTACAGGACCTCCAGGAGACCGCACAGCAGGTCGCAGCCCAGAAGCAGCAGGCCGAGACCTCCCTCCGGGAGTCCGAGAACGCGCTCGACGCGCTCGACGACGTCGACGACGACACCGAGATCTACCGCGAGGTCGGCGAGCTGCTCGTGAAGAGCGAGTACGACGAGGCCTACGACGAGCTGGAGGAGAAGGTCGACTCGCTGGAGATCCGTGTCGAGACCCTCGAGAAGCAGGAGGAGCGGGTCCGCGAGCAGTTCGAGGACCTCCAGGAGGAGCTCCAGCAGCTGCTCCAGGGCGGCGCCGGCGGCCCCGGCGGCGGTGGCGGCCCGATGGGACCGGGCGGCCCGGGCGCCGGCGGCGACTGA